The Mastomys coucha isolate ucsf_1 unplaced genomic scaffold, UCSF_Mcou_1 pScaffold14, whole genome shotgun sequence genome window below encodes:
- the Bzw1 gene encoding basic leucine zipper and W2 domain-containing protein 1 isoform X2, which yields MNNQKQQKPTLSGQRFKTRKRDEKERFDPTQFQDCIIQGLTETGTDLEAVAKFLDASGAKLDYRRYAETLFDILVAGGMLAPGGTLADDMMRTDVCVFAAQEDLETMQAFAQVFNKLIRRYKYLEKGFEDEVKKLLLFLKGFSESERNKLAMLTGVLLANGTLNASILNSLYNENLVKEGVSAAFAVKLFKSWINEKDINAVAASLRKVSMDNRLMELFPANKQSVEHFTKYFTEAGLKELSEYVRNQQTIGARKELQKELQEQMSRGDPFKDIILYVKEEMKKNNIPEPVVIGIVWSSVMSTVEWNKKEELVAEQAIKHLKQYSPLLAAFTTQGQSELTLLLKIQEYCYDNIHFMKAFQKIVVLFYKAEVLSEEPILKWYKDAHVAKGKSVFLEQMKKFVEWLKNAEEESESEAEEGD from the exons ATGAAAAAGAGAGGTTTGACCCTACTCAGTTTCAAGACTGTATTATTCAAGGCTTAACTGAAACTGGTACTGATTTGGAAGCAGTAGCTAAGTTTCTTGATGCTTCTGGAGCAAAACTTGACTACCGCCGCTATGCAGAAACACTCTTTGACATTCTGGTGGCTGGCGGAATGCTGG CCCCAGGTGGTACACTGGCAGATGACATGATGCGCAcagatgtctgtgtgtttgcagcACAAGAAGACCTAGAGACCATGCAAGCATTTGCTCAG GTTTTTAACAAGTTAATCAGGCGCTACAAATACCTGGAGAAAGGTTTTGAAGATGAAGTTAAAAAG TTACTGCTCTTCCTAAAGGGATTTTCAGAGTCGGAGAGGAACAAGCTCGCCATGTTGACTGGGGTCCTTCTGGCTAATGGAACCCTTAATGCATCCATTCTTAACAGCCTTTATAATGAGAATTTGGTTAAAGAAG GGGTTTCAGCAGCTTTTGCTGTAAAGCTCTTTAAATCATGGATAAATGAAAAAGATATCAATGCAGTTGCTGCAAGTCTTCGGAAAGTCAGCATGGACAACAGACTGatg GAGCTGTTCCCTGCCAATAAACAAAGCGTTGAGCATTTCACTAAGTATTTCACTGAGGCAGGCTTGAAAGAGCTTTCAGAGTATGTCCGCAACCAGCAGACCATTGGGGCTCGGAAGGAGCTCCAAAAGGAGCTTCAGGAGCAGATGTCCCGCGGTGACCCATTCAAGGAC ATAATTTTATATGTCAAGGAGGagatgaaaaaaaataacatcccAGAACCAGTGGTCATTGGGATAGTCTGGTCCAGTGTGATGAGCACCGTGGAGTGGAACAAAAAAGAGGAGCTTGTAGCAGAACAAGCCATCAAGCACTTAAAG caaTACAGCCCTCTACTTGCTGCCTTCACTActcaaggtcagtctgagctgACTCTGTTACTGAAGATTCAGGAGTATTGCTACGACAACATTCACTTCATGAAAGCCTTCCAGAAAATAGTGGTGCTTTTTTATAAAG CTGAGGTCCTGAGTGAAGAGCCCATCCTGAAGTGGTATAAAGACGCACATGTTGCAAAGGGGAAAAGTGTCTTCCTTGAGCAGATGAAGAAGTTTGTAGAATGGCTCAAAAATGCTGAGGAGG AATCTGAGTCTGAAGCTGAAGAAGGTGACTGA
- the Bzw1 gene encoding basic leucine zipper and W2 domain-containing protein 1 isoform X3 has product MLLEQNLTTAAMQKHSLTFWWLAECWPQVFNKLIRRYKYLEKGFEDEVKKLLLFLKGFSESERNKLAMLTGVLLANGTLNASILNSLYNENLVKEGVSAAFAVKLFKSWINEKDINAVAASLRKVSMDNRLMELFPANKQSVEHFTKYFTEAGLKELSEYVRNQQTIGARKELQKELQEQMSRGDPFKDIILYVKEEMKKNNIPEPVVIGIVWSSVMSTVEWNKKEELVAEQAIKHLKQYSPLLAAFTTQGQSELTLLLKIQEYCYDNIHFMKAFQKIVVLFYKAEVLSEEPILKWYKDAHVAKGKSVFLEQMKKFVEWLKNAEEESESEAEEGD; this is encoded by the exons ATGCTTCTGGAGCAAAACTTGACTACCGCCGCTATGCAGAAACACTCTTTGACATTCTGGTGGCTGGCGGAATGCTGG CCCCAG GTTTTTAACAAGTTAATCAGGCGCTACAAATACCTGGAGAAAGGTTTTGAAGATGAAGTTAAAAAG TTACTGCTCTTCCTAAAGGGATTTTCAGAGTCGGAGAGGAACAAGCTCGCCATGTTGACTGGGGTCCTTCTGGCTAATGGAACCCTTAATGCATCCATTCTTAACAGCCTTTATAATGAGAATTTGGTTAAAGAAG GGGTTTCAGCAGCTTTTGCTGTAAAGCTCTTTAAATCATGGATAAATGAAAAAGATATCAATGCAGTTGCTGCAAGTCTTCGGAAAGTCAGCATGGACAACAGACTGatg GAGCTGTTCCCTGCCAATAAACAAAGCGTTGAGCATTTCACTAAGTATTTCACTGAGGCAGGCTTGAAAGAGCTTTCAGAGTATGTCCGCAACCAGCAGACCATTGGGGCTCGGAAGGAGCTCCAAAAGGAGCTTCAGGAGCAGATGTCCCGCGGTGACCCATTCAAGGAC ATAATTTTATATGTCAAGGAGGagatgaaaaaaaataacatcccAGAACCAGTGGTCATTGGGATAGTCTGGTCCAGTGTGATGAGCACCGTGGAGTGGAACAAAAAAGAGGAGCTTGTAGCAGAACAAGCCATCAAGCACTTAAAG caaTACAGCCCTCTACTTGCTGCCTTCACTActcaaggtcagtctgagctgACTCTGTTACTGAAGATTCAGGAGTATTGCTACGACAACATTCACTTCATGAAAGCCTTCCAGAAAATAGTGGTGCTTTTTTATAAAG CTGAGGTCCTGAGTGAAGAGCCCATCCTGAAGTGGTATAAAGACGCACATGTTGCAAAGGGGAAAAGTGTCTTCCTTGAGCAGATGAAGAAGTTTGTAGAATGGCTCAAAAATGCTGAGGAGG AATCTGAGTCTGAAGCTGAAGAAGGTGACTGA